In Porphyromonas cangingivalis, a genomic segment contains:
- a CDS encoding DUF4249 family protein: MKRILIYLAMTLPFILSGCMEMNKYLEIDSSFRAEPLLVVNGEVIADEFPRLYISKTLPVNIPYYRGKKHEAFGVQEAVIKCYINEKLVDQQTVLRERNTNPNENGGYNRNDIECLYVAKVKPQAGDHVRFEVSSRGLNPVTTEVRLPIAPKFTIEKLEKTEAPMNIFYPQKRNHRQHTVLKMRVKVEKAPENPNVSVAVGFYGISDRQRDSEQYQRRQLRVADDLIFSRDAVSLSRFFNRYIFTYQDGYRHPYFSTAQMSEDSYIIALTGNIHYHHSDSKEDIKNKLVMNVMDTFYDEWAKMRYGLGDIGSGEDDETDMTEGTVSPLSEPILDITNVRGGRGIVLGYTRVEIVVVE, encoded by the coding sequence TCATCCTCTCCGGGTGTATGGAGATGAATAAATATCTCGAAATAGACAGCTCTTTTCGCGCCGAACCCTTGTTGGTCGTCAATGGAGAAGTGATTGCAGATGAATTTCCTCGACTTTATATCTCCAAGACCTTGCCCGTAAATATCCCATATTATCGAGGTAAGAAACATGAGGCCTTCGGCGTACAAGAGGCTGTGATAAAGTGCTATATCAATGAAAAACTGGTCGATCAGCAGACGGTGCTCAGAGAGAGAAACACCAACCCCAATGAAAATGGGGGATACAACCGAAACGACATAGAATGCCTCTATGTCGCAAAGGTCAAGCCTCAGGCAGGTGATCATGTCAGGTTTGAGGTGTCTTCTCGAGGGTTGAATCCTGTGACCACCGAAGTCCGTCTGCCTATCGCTCCAAAGTTCACGATAGAGAAGCTGGAGAAAACGGAAGCTCCTATGAACATCTTTTATCCTCAAAAGAGAAATCACCGACAACACACCGTGTTGAAGATGCGTGTGAAGGTGGAAAAGGCCCCCGAAAATCCTAATGTCTCCGTAGCGGTAGGTTTTTATGGCATTTCGGACAGACAGAGAGATTCTGAGCAATACCAAAGACGTCAACTACGTGTGGCGGATGACTTGATCTTTTCCAGAGATGCGGTGAGTCTGAGCAGGTTCTTCAATAGGTATATCTTCACCTACCAAGACGGATACAGACATCCGTATTTCTCCACCGCTCAGATGAGTGAGGATAGTTATATCATCGCTCTTACCGGAAATATACATTACCATCATAGCGATAGCAAGGAGGATATCAAAAATAAGCTCGTCATGAATGTCATGGATACATTTTACGATGAGTGGGCAAAGATGAGGTACGGCTTGGGAGACATCGGCTCGGGAGAAGACGATGAGACGGATATGACAGAAGGCACTGTATCTCCTCTTTCAGAACCCATACTCGACATTACGAATGTCCGTGGAGGCAGGGGTATCGTTTTGGGTTATACGAGGGTCGAGATTGTGGTTGTCGAATG